One genomic window of Prinia subflava isolate CZ2003 ecotype Zambia chromosome 27, Cam_Psub_1.2, whole genome shotgun sequence includes the following:
- the LOC134562417 gene encoding uncharacterized protein LOC134562417, translating into MQTIHLIIVITSLLTTSQAWLVPQPDANVWTTLARSLGQDHICLNQASASDPISSCLVGIPFQKHELPEKLLYYARRLDNIKPRVSPFISWRNFFFRLENSKDEPQELELLGSTKARFCIHFTNEANTLNPKTKNVVQSNSLYHARSWCQGMAKGALPPQVYNNPKKLPKGVFLICGTHAWAGIPSHLSGGPCTLGKLGLFSPNKTQIMDWKQKKNGAHKSAISKRDLKNLDPNSDSEIVHWSKSKGVAVTIFAPWVSIAKNMGELAHLECWVAKQSKLTSKALYNLLQDEDLTRQATLQNRMAIDYLLLLHGHTCEEFEGLCCFNLSSRAQDTKQIL; encoded by the coding sequence ATGCAGACCATCCACCTCATCATCGTGATCACTAGCCTCCTGACAACCAGTCAAGCCTGGCTTGTGCCACAGCCCGATGCGAATGTGTGGACCACGCTGGCGCGGTCCTTAGGCCAGGATCACATCTGCCTCAACCAGGCCAGTGCCTCAGACCCGATCTCctcctgcctcgtggggatcccttTTCAAAAACATGAATTGCCCGAGAAGCTGCTTTATTATGCCCGCCGTTTAGATAATATCAAGCCCCGTGTGAGTCCTTTTATTAGTTggaggaatttctttttccGTTTAGAAAATTCAAAAGATGAACCCCAGGAGCTGGAACTCCTTGGTTCAACCAAAGCCCGGTTTTGCATCCACTTCACCAATGAGGCAAATACCCTTAACCCCAAGACAAAAAATGTAGTTCAGTCAAATTCCCTATATCACGCCAGATCGTGGTGTCAGGGAATGGCCAAAGGAGCACTCCCCCCTCAAGTTTACAATAACCCCAAAAAATTGccaaaaggtgtttttttgaTTTGCGGGACCCATGCTtgggcaggcatcccctctCACCTTTCAGGAGGTCCGTGCACCTTAGGGAAATTGGGACTGTTTTCAcctaacaaaacccaaattatggattggaagcaaaagaaaaacggTGCACATAAATCGGCTATTTCTAAAAGAGATTTGAAGAATTTGGACCCAAACAGCGATTCGGAAATTGTACATTGGAGTAAGTCTAAAGGAGTCGCAGTTACTATATTTGCCCCCTGGGTTTCAATTGCCAAGAATATGGGGGAATTGGCTCACCTAGAGTGTTGGGTGGCCAAACAGTCAAAGTTGACTTCCAAAGCCCTATATAACCTCCTGCAAGATGAGGATTTAACGAGGCAGGCCACCCTCCAAAATCGGATGGCCATAGATTACCTCTTGCTCCTCCACGGACATACCTGTGAGGAGTTCgagggtctatgttgttttaaCTTGTCGAGCCGGGCCCAGGACACTAAGCAGATCTTGTGA